One Cryobacterium roopkundense genomic region harbors:
- a CDS encoding YczE/YyaS/YitT family protein, with product MTRRITQLLIGLFLYGIGIALIVRGGIGVAPWDVLTQGIDNHTHLGFGLITILISGVVLLLWIPIRQKPGAGTVLNAVLVGPSADVGLWLIPADLDLWARIVLFAAGLLMVAVATGLYIGAHFGPGPRDGLMTGLHRRTGWKIWIVRTGIEVTVLGIGWALGGNVGIGTVLFALLIGPLCQRTIPFFSVTRPGVVAPVATDPALAATP from the coding sequence ATGACGCGTCGAATCACACAACTGCTTATTGGCCTCTTCCTGTACGGAATCGGCATTGCGTTGATTGTGCGCGGCGGCATCGGCGTGGCCCCCTGGGACGTTCTCACCCAGGGCATCGACAACCACACGCACCTCGGCTTCGGCCTGATCACCATTCTGATCAGCGGGGTCGTGCTGCTGCTGTGGATCCCCATCCGGCAGAAGCCCGGCGCGGGCACTGTGCTCAACGCGGTACTCGTGGGCCCGTCAGCGGATGTTGGTCTCTGGCTCATTCCGGCGGACCTCGACCTGTGGGCGCGCATCGTGCTGTTCGCGGCGGGGCTGCTGATGGTCGCGGTCGCCACCGGCCTCTACATTGGGGCGCACTTCGGTCCAGGCCCCCGCGATGGCCTGATGACAGGCCTGCACAGGCGCACCGGCTGGAAGATCTGGATCGTGCGCACCGGCATCGAGGTGACGGTGCTCGGCATCGGCTGGGCGCTCGGCGGCAACGTGGGAATCGGCACCGTGCTCTTCGCGCTACTGATCGGACCGCTCTGCCAGCGCACGATCCCATTCTTCTCGGTCACACGTCCCGGTGTCGTGGCCCCCGTAGCCACCGATCCGGCCCTCGCCGCAACCCCCTGA
- a CDS encoding pyridoxamine 5'-phosphate oxidase family protein, which translates to MSTWRDVQREAPEFAARVRARFDAGTNKTLATLRRDGSPRISGTELVFTGDGVSAPSITLGMMTDSRKLHDVLRDPRVAIHSPTLEPPTGSPSDWAGDAKIAGTLVPTPPAATDPPHTSSFELHPNEVVLTYIDSDNTHLVVESWHEGRGWERFSRL; encoded by the coding sequence ATGTCAACCTGGCGAGACGTTCAGCGCGAAGCCCCCGAATTCGCGGCACGGGTGCGTGCCCGCTTCGACGCCGGCACCAACAAGACTTTGGCCACGCTGCGGCGCGACGGTTCCCCGCGCATCAGCGGCACCGAGCTCGTTTTCACCGGCGACGGGGTCTCCGCCCCCAGCATCACCCTCGGCATGATGACCGACTCCCGCAAACTGCACGACGTTCTGCGCGACCCGCGCGTGGCCATCCACTCCCCCACGCTCGAACCGCCGACGGGTTCCCCGTCGGACTGGGCCGGGGACGCCAAGATCGCCGGCACGCTCGTGCCAACCCCACCGGCGGCCACCGATCCACCCCACACGTCGAGCTTCGAGTTGCACCCCAACGAGGTCGTGCTCACCTATATCGACTCCGACAACACCCATCTGGTCGTCGAGTCCTGGCACGAAGGCCGCGGCTGGGAGCGGTTCAGCAGGCTCTGA